AACAACTGCTGCAGTTCGTCTTCGGTTGTTTGGTAGCTGAGATTACCCACGTAAAGTTTCTTGTTCATCGGTAATTCCTTTTTCAGTAAAGCCGCTACTGGGGTACAACGTTACTGGCCTGGAGTCCCTTGGGACCACGTTCAATACTAAACTCAACGCGCTGGCCTTCATCTAATGAGCGATAGCCATCAGATTGGAGCGCAGAGTAATGAACAAAGACATCTTCACCACCCTCCTGTTCAATAAACCCATAGCCTTTACTGGCGTTGAACCATTTGACGGTACCTACAATTCGTTCAGACATAA
The nucleotide sequence above comes from Candidatus Saccharimonadales bacterium. Encoded proteins:
- a CDS encoding cold-shock protein → MSERIVGTVKWFNASKGYGFIEQEGGEDVFVHYSALQSDGYRSLDEGQRVEFSIERGPKGLQASNVVPQ